A single genomic interval of Cucumis sativus cultivar 9930 chromosome 7, Cucumber_9930_V3, whole genome shotgun sequence harbors:
- the LOC101215814 gene encoding probable serine incorporator: MWAASCLASCCAACACDACRTVVSSISRRSARIAYCGLFALSLIVSWILREVAAPLLEKIPWINTFHETPSRDWFQTDAVLRVSLGNFLFFTILSVMMVGVKSQRDPRDNIHHGGWMVKVICWFLLVVLMFFVPNEIITFYESISKFGSGLFLLVQVVLLLDFVHRWNDTWVGYDEQFWYIALFVVSLFCYVATFVSSGLLFHWFTPAGHDCGLNTFFIVMTLIFAFIFTVVALHPAVGGSVLPASVISLYCMYLCYSGLASEPRDYECNGLHKHSKAVSTGTLSLGLLTTVLSVVYSAVRAGSSTTLLSPPSSPRAGKPLLPLEKADEHEEKEKSKPVTYSYSFFHIIFSLASMYSAMLLTGWTTSVGGSGRLVDVGWASVWVRVVTGWATAALFIWSLIAPVLFPDRDF; encoded by the exons ATGTGGGCAGCTTCTTGCCTTGCGTCGTGCTGTGCAGCTTGCGCATGTGATGCATGCCGTACGGTTGTTTCCAGTATTAGCCGAAGGTCTGCAAGGATTGCATACTGTGGCCTCTTTGCTCTCTCTTTGATTGTTTCTTGGATTCTCAGAGAGGTCGCTGCTCCCCTTCTGGAGAAGATCCCTT GGATTAATACTTTCCATGAAACACCTAGCCGAGATTGGTTTCAAACTGATGCAGTCTTGCGAGTTAGCTTGGgaaattttctcttcttcaccATTCTATCTGTAATGATGGTTGGTGTAAAAAGTCAAAGAGATCCCCGGGATAATATTCACCATGGTGGATGGATGGTGAAGGTGATTTGTTGGTTCCTTCTGGTGGTACTAATGTTTTTCGTTCCCAATGAGATTATTACCTTTTATG AGTCTATATCAAAGTTTGGCTCAGGATTGTTTCTTCTCGTTCAAGTTGTTCTTTTGCTGGATTTCGTTCATAGATGGAATGACACCTGGGTTGGATATGACGAGCAGTTTTG GTACATTGCATTATTTGTTGTTTCACTTTTCTGTTATGTGGCAACGTTTGTCTCGTCTGGACTTCTCTTCCATTGGTTCACACCGGCAGGGCATGATTGTGGGCTCAACACCTTCTTTATTGTGATGACCCTAATTTTTGCATTTATTTTCACAGTTGTTGCACTGCACCCAGCA GTTGGTGGCAGTGTTTTACCTGCATCGGTCATATCGCTATACTGCATGTATCTCTGTTATAGTGGACTTGCTAGTGAACCAAGAGACTATGAATGCAATGGTCTCCACAAACATTCCAAAGCTGTTTCCACAGGCACTCTTTCCTTGGGTCTTCTCACGACTGTTCTATCAGTAGTCTATTCTGCTGTTCGTGCTGGTTCTTCTACAACCTTGCTTTCCCCACCAAGTTCACCCCGTGCAG GAAAGCCATTGCTTCCACTGGAGAAAGCAGATGAACacgaggaaaaagaaaagtcaaagcCAGTtacatattcatattcatttttccaCATCATCTTCTCTCTTGCTAGTATGTACTCAGCAATGCTCCTGACTGGGTGGACCACCTCTGTTGGCGGGAGCGGCAGATTGGTTGATGTCGGCTGGGCTTCCGTGTGGGTTCGTGTTGTGACTGGTTGGGCCACTGCAGCATTGTTCATCTGGTCTTTGATTGCCCCTGTTCTGTTCCCAGACCGGGACTTCTGA
- the LOC101215578 gene encoding 26S proteasome regulatory subunit 7: protein MAPDPEDEIKDEKNPRPLDEDDIALLKTYGLGPYSTYIKKVEKEIKDMAKKVNDLCGIKESDTGLAAPSQWDLVSDKQMMQEEQPLQVARCTKIINPNSEDAKYVINVKQIAKFVVGLGDKVSPTDIEEGMRVGVDRNKYQIQIPLPPKIDPSVTMMTVEEKPDVTYNDVGGCKEQIEKMREVVELPMLHPEKFVKLGIDPPKGVLCYGPPGTGKTLLARAVANRTDACFIRVIGSELVQKYVGEGARMVRELFQMARSKKACIVFFDEVDAIGGARFDDGVGGDNEVQRTMLEIVNQLDGFDARGNIKVLMATNRPDTLDPALLRPGRLDRKVEFGLPDLESRTQIFKIHTRTMNCERDIRFELLARLCPNSTGADIRSVCTEAGMYAIRARRKTVTEKDFLDAVNKVIKGYQKFSATPKYMVYN from the exons ATGGCGCCCGACCCCGAGGATGAGATCAAGGACGAGAAAAACCCCCGCCCTCTCGATGAGGACGATATTGCTCTTCTAAAGACCTAT GGGTTGGGACCTTATTCAACCTATATCAAGAAGGTAGAGAAAGAAATCAAGGATATGGCAAAGAAGGTCAATGATTTATGTG GCATTAAGGAGTCCGATACAGGTTTAGCAGCTCCAAGCCAATGGGATCTTGTATCTGATAAGCAAATGATGCAGGAAGAGCAGCCTCTTCAG GTGGCAAGATGCACAAAGATCATCAATCCAAATTCTGAAGATGCGAAATATGTTATTAATGTCAAGCAAATTGCCAAG TTTGTTGTTGGACTTGGCGACAAAGTTTCACCAACAGATATTGAAGAAGGCATGCGTGTAGG TGTTGATAGAAATAAATATCAGATTCAAATTCCTTTACCTCCCAAAATTGATCCAAGTGTGACCATGATGACGGTGGAAGAAAAACCTGATGTCACCTACAACGATGTTGGTGGATGTAAGGAGCAAATAGAGAAAATGCGAGAG GTTGTTGAGTTACCTATGCTTCACCCCGAGAAATTTGTAAAGCTTGGAATTGATCCTCCAAAAGGAGTTCTTTGCTATGGTCCCCCTGGAACGGGCAAAACTCTTCTAGCTCGAGCTGTAGCTAACAGAACAGATGCCTGCTTTATTCGTGTTATTGGGAGTGAACTTGTTCAAAAATACGTTGGTGAGGGGGCTCGGATGGTCAGAGAACTATTTCAG ATGGCACGTTCCAAAAAGGCTTGCATAGTGTTTTTTGATGAAGTTGATGCCATAGGAGGTGCTCGATTTGATGATGGTGTTGGTGGTGACAACGAGGTCCAACGTACCATGCTTGAAATTGTGAATCAACTAGATGGCTTTGATGCCCGTGGAAACATCAAAGTTCTAATGGCAACTAATAG GCCTGATACACTTGATCCAGCTCTGTTACGACCTGGAAGGCTTGATCGTAAGGTTGAGTTTGGGCTTCCTGATTTGGAGAGTAGGACACAGATCTTTAAAATCCATACAAGGACCATGAATTGTGAGAGGGACATCCGATTCGAACTCTTGGCTAGGCTTTGCCCGAATTCTACAG GGGCCGATATCAGGAGTGTCTGCACAGAAGCTGGAATGTATGCCATCCGAGCTCGAAGGAAGA